A stretch of Borrelia turcica IST7 DNA encodes these proteins:
- a CDS encoding pseudouridine synthase, whose product MTVGIEELRVHVFLAGKGVDSRRCCEDLVRKNFVKINGKLAKLGDKVILGDRVECKGRVFIFKESRIESKLYIALHKPKNYLCSNFDPSGRKLAISLVQPLFKERLFSMGRLDFKSSGLLLFTNDGQFANNIVHPRNAVEKEYVIESKKDINEDLLIDFKRGIRIDGETFRLKSYVMLNKNSAKLVLTEGKNREIRKVFLSRNIFLKKIHRIRIGNIKLNDLKEGQIRIIPLIKVDKLKTELLRSVK is encoded by the coding sequence TTGACAGTAGGGATTGAGGAGCTTAGAGTTCATGTTTTTTTGGCGGGAAAAGGAGTAGATTCAAGAAGGTGTTGCGAAGATCTTGTAAGAAAAAATTTTGTGAAAATCAATGGAAAGCTTGCAAAGCTTGGAGATAAAGTAATTTTAGGAGATAGAGTAGAGTGTAAGGGTCGTGTGTTTATTTTTAAAGAATCCAGAATTGAAAGTAAACTTTATATAGCGCTTCATAAACCTAAGAATTATTTATGTTCTAATTTTGATCCAAGTGGAAGAAAATTGGCAATATCTTTGGTTCAGCCTTTATTTAAGGAGAGGCTGTTTTCAATGGGTAGGCTTGATTTTAAGAGTTCTGGACTTTTGCTTTTTACTAATGATGGGCAGTTTGCAAATAATATTGTTCATCCAAGAAATGCAGTAGAAAAGGAATATGTTATCGAGTCAAAAAAGGATATTAATGAGGATTTACTTATTGATTTTAAGCGTGGAATAAGAATAGACGGAGAAACTTTTAGATTAAAATCTTATGTAATGCTTAATAAGAATTCTGCTAAATTGGTTTTAACAGAAGGTAAGAATAGAGAAATTCGTAAAGTTTTTTTAAGTAGAAATATTTTTTTAAAAAAAATTCATAGAATTAGAATAGGGAATATTAAATTAAATGATTTAAAAGAGGGACAAATTAGAATTATTCCTTTAATTAAAGTTGATAAATTAAAGACGGAACTTTTAAGGAGTGTGAAATGA
- the recA gene encoding recombinase RecA, with protein MSKLKNQREASENGMSSDKLNKEKAIELARIQIEKDFGKGSLIKMGESPVGRGIESISSGSILLDEAMGVGGYPKGRIVEIFGPESSGKTTLTLQAIAEVQKGGGIAAFIDAEHALDPAYARALGVNIDELWLSQPDTGEQALEIAEYLIRSGGVDLIVIDSVAALTPQAEIDGEMGDAHIGLQARLMSKALRKITGILSKSNSCIMFINQIRMRIGVMFGNPETTTGGNALKFYSSLRLEVRKIDQVTGNSSDDVIGNKIRVKVVKNKVAPPFRKVELVIYFGKGISREASILDASVKYGLIQKTGSWYSMGNDKLGQGRESVVNYLVKEKDLVNELDSKLRKIIFENFTEDSFGVRELNVKQEKEN; from the coding sequence ATGTCAAAGTTAAAGAATCAAAGAGAAGCTAGTGAGAATGGTATGAGTAGTGATAAGTTGAATAAAGAGAAAGCTATTGAGCTTGCTAGGATTCAAATAGAAAAAGATTTTGGAAAGGGAAGTCTTATTAAGATGGGAGAATCTCCTGTGGGCAGGGGAATAGAAAGTATATCGAGTGGTTCTATTTTGCTTGATGAGGCGATGGGTGTTGGAGGATATCCTAAGGGGAGGATAGTAGAGATATTTGGGCCTGAATCTTCTGGTAAGACTACTTTAACTCTTCAAGCTATTGCTGAAGTTCAAAAGGGTGGCGGTATAGCGGCTTTTATTGATGCTGAACATGCTCTTGATCCTGCTTATGCAAGAGCTTTGGGTGTGAATATTGATGAACTTTGGCTTAGTCAGCCCGATACAGGAGAACAGGCGCTCGAAATTGCTGAATATTTAATTAGAAGTGGAGGAGTTGATTTAATTGTTATCGATTCTGTTGCAGCTTTAACACCACAGGCAGAGATAGATGGAGAGATGGGCGATGCTCATATTGGACTTCAAGCGAGGTTGATGAGTAAGGCTTTAAGGAAGATTACGGGAATACTATCTAAGTCTAATTCTTGTATTATGTTTATTAATCAAATAAGAATGAGAATAGGTGTTATGTTTGGGAATCCAGAAACTACTACTGGAGGTAATGCTTTAAAATTTTATTCTTCACTTCGCCTTGAGGTTAGGAAAATTGATCAAGTTACGGGAAATTCTTCTGATGATGTTATTGGCAATAAAATAAGAGTTAAAGTTGTTAAGAATAAAGTAGCTCCTCCGTTTCGTAAAGTAGAGCTTGTTATTTATTTTGGGAAAGGTATTTCTCGTGAAGCTAGTATATTAGACGCTTCAGTTAAATATGGTTTGATACAAAAAACGGGTTCTTGGTATTCTATGGGAAATGATAAATTAGGACAAGGAAGAGAGAGTGTTGTTAATTATCTTGTTAAAGAAAAAGATCTAGTTAATGAACTTGATAGTAAGCTTAGAAAGATAATTTTTGAAAATTTTACTGAAGATTCTTTTGGAGTTAGAGAATTGAATGTTAAGCAAGAAAAAGAGAATTAG
- the greA gene encoding transcription elongation factor GreA yields MSNITIEKLDNVLQEDKWTRIVVNNYSLTKIKELDELIEDIISENLTEEALDICGKHLKDVKKSIAGLYVSGMLIYSRRPLNDMSLLTVVDLFSQNLKWSLVEHICNKMLLISENKHALYTLAKIYAQNNENDKLPDIWVRIVEADVDDTTFVRQLATHYENIDLQKSIYFFRKAIYRFIEKKQMSGIREVWTKLTRYVSDDFDSFLLILAKVEKELGFKKVVVLYEDLYEHYSASGKVDETIEILKGILKLDNKNQKARENLVIFLREKYKDIKNIEEYLEKSDIENLDKNFVDVYSDFEKYLFFAKGNFVYHQTWSVGIVKEVNEQGIVVDFVSKRGHFISFDMAISALSPLEKEDIRVLKAIKPKEELIENIKRDVEWALRVIIKSYKSIDLKGIKKELVPSLMTQNVWNAWSIKAKQILKDNPHFVMASGKIDCYIYNERASNFNEKVYDKFKVEKDFYKRYEIFMNYCNVSGVERNLHVEEEMLNYFLIYVNNFTKVDHHVISSYVILKSLKNSESELALKVNIEKDINLEVLLREYSKDIVDLFDSILNAEIKRELVSLIKEELANWVVYYKRLFPYAVNKKLIDALYKEDIGEAEQLFNYVIKNYKIHKDAYIWLLKHHSSYSLNLEYTDSELLINLVKILTDSIIKINNKNNSVANKRTYKMVINLLIKDKYLSTVLSEIMDEELAKRLYMTCFYIKDFPPKDLLAIKTAIRTVFDDIEFEDEKIQVSGDKVEVGFLTILSSLNRKQKELQYLKDVEIPENSKEIGKARELGDLKENAEYHSAKERQQFLTKKMNSLMLEIDVAKVIDTKELQSSVVGFGTKVTIFNKDTEEEESYLIFGPWESNPDEGIISYKSPFGENLLDAKEGDHLDFVINDTHFRYCVKKIEAARIN; encoded by the coding sequence ATGTCTAATATTACTATAGAAAAATTAGATAATGTTTTGCAGGAAGATAAGTGGACAAGAATAGTTGTTAATAATTATTCGCTTACCAAGATAAAGGAATTAGATGAGTTAATAGAAGATATCATTTCTGAGAATTTAACAGAAGAGGCTTTAGATATTTGTGGTAAGCATTTAAAAGATGTTAAGAAGAGTATTGCTGGTCTTTATGTTTCGGGTATGCTTATATATAGTAGGAGGCCTCTTAATGATATGAGTTTGCTTACGGTTGTAGATTTATTTTCTCAGAATTTAAAGTGGTCTCTTGTTGAGCATATATGTAATAAAATGCTTTTGATTTCTGAGAATAAACATGCGCTTTATACTCTTGCAAAGATATATGCTCAAAATAATGAAAATGATAAACTTCCAGATATTTGGGTTCGTATTGTTGAGGCTGATGTTGATGATACTACTTTTGTAAGACAACTTGCTACTCATTATGAAAATATTGATCTACAAAAATCTATATATTTTTTTAGGAAAGCTATTTATCGTTTTATTGAAAAAAAACAGATGTCAGGAATTAGGGAAGTATGGACTAAACTAACTCGATATGTATCTGATGATTTTGATTCTTTTCTTCTTATACTGGCAAAGGTTGAAAAAGAACTTGGCTTTAAAAAAGTTGTAGTTCTTTATGAAGATTTATATGAGCACTATTCTGCAAGCGGAAAAGTGGATGAGACAATAGAAATTTTAAAGGGAATATTAAAGCTTGACAATAAAAATCAGAAAGCAAGAGAAAATTTAGTTATTTTTTTAAGAGAGAAGTATAAAGATATTAAAAATATTGAGGAGTATCTTGAAAAGTCGGATATTGAAAACTTAGATAAAAATTTTGTTGATGTTTATTCTGATTTTGAAAAATATTTATTTTTTGCTAAAGGCAATTTTGTATATCATCAAACTTGGTCTGTTGGGATAGTTAAGGAAGTAAATGAACAGGGTATTGTGGTGGATTTTGTATCTAAGCGGGGGCATTTTATTAGTTTTGATATGGCTATATCTGCTCTGTCCCCCCTTGAAAAAGAAGATATACGAGTTTTAAAGGCTATTAAGCCAAAGGAAGAACTTATAGAAAATATTAAAAGAGATGTTGAATGGGCATTAAGGGTTATTATTAAAAGCTATAAATCAATCGATCTTAAGGGAATAAAAAAAGAGCTTGTTCCAAGTTTAATGACTCAAAATGTGTGGAATGCTTGGAGTATTAAAGCTAAGCAAATTTTAAAAGATAATCCTCATTTTGTAATGGCATCTGGCAAAATTGATTGTTATATATATAACGAGAGAGCTTCTAATTTTAATGAAAAAGTTTATGATAAATTTAAAGTAGAGAAGGATTTTTATAAGAGATATGAAATTTTTATGAACTATTGCAATGTCAGTGGTGTTGAAAGGAATTTACATGTTGAGGAGGAAATGCTTAATTATTTTTTAATTTATGTAAATAATTTTACAAAAGTTGATCATCATGTTATAAGTTCTTATGTAATACTTAAGTCTTTAAAAAATTCTGAGAGTGAACTTGCTTTGAAGGTTAATATTGAGAAGGATATTAATTTGGAGGTTCTCTTAAGGGAATACTCTAAGGATATAGTAGATCTTTTTGATTCAATTTTAAATGCAGAAATTAAAAGAGAGTTAGTATCCTTAATTAAGGAAGAGTTGGCTAATTGGGTTGTTTATTATAAAAGACTTTTTCCTTATGCTGTTAACAAAAAATTAATTGATGCTCTTTATAAGGAAGATATAGGAGAGGCGGAACAACTTTTTAATTATGTTATAAAGAATTATAAAATACACAAAGACGCATACATTTGGCTTTTAAAACACCATAGTTCTTACTCTCTTAATTTAGAATATACTGATTCAGAGCTGTTGATAAATTTAGTTAAGATTTTAACAGATAGTATTATTAAGATTAATAATAAAAATAATTCTGTTGCTAATAAGAGAACTTATAAGATGGTAATTAATCTTTTGATTAAGGATAAATATCTTAGTACAGTTTTAAGTGAAATTATGGATGAAGAACTTGCTAAGAGATTATATATGACTTGTTTTTATATAAAAGATTTTCCACCAAAGGATCTCTTAGCCATTAAGACTGCAATAAGGACTGTGTTTGATGATATTGAATTTGAAGATGAGAAAATTCAGGTGTCAGGGGATAAAGTTGAAGTAGGGTTTTTAACTATTTTGAGCTCTTTAAATAGAAAACAAAAGGAGTTGCAATATTTAAAGGATGTGGAGATACCGGAAAATTCGAAAGAAATTGGGAAAGCTCGTGAACTTGGTGATTTGAAGGAAAATGCGGAGTATCACTCTGCAAAGGAAAGACAACAATTTTTAACAAAGAAAATGAATTCTCTTATGTTAGAAATAGATGTGGCTAAGGTTATTGATACTAAGGAGCTTCAAAGCTCTGTTGTTGGATTTGGAACAAAAGTTACCATTTTTAACAAGGATACAGAGGAGGAAGAATCTTATTTAATATTTGGACCTTGGGAGTCAAATCCAGATGAGGGTATTATTTCTTATAAGTCTCCTTTTGGCGAAAATTTATTAGATGCTAAGGAAGGCGACCATCTTGATTTTGTGATAAATGATACTCATTTTAGGTATTGTGTAAAAAAAATAGAGGCTGCTAGAATAAATTAG
- a CDS encoding tetratricopeptide repeat protein translates to MSSEKITELIKEIYLNFRKGDFKVALMKSEEAHSLDFDNIEILTALKSSVYWNGQVESLDRIGKDYEKAEFLIREWNNFARRYLKKMNFDFIQGRNSIKYFVFQLCLEIYKNIYKLQPENLDILIKIAKSYKGMGNYEKAIAVFLQILGDAKENSDVVAELADSYALIDEIKEAKVLFREAFFINPQKIDIDALESEMILKLIEAIKGERNVSDTLIKEWIPVYGTLNGVFNIKRELRPIELGHLKQSVYSLRNELKAKSYRSINESILLPRLINKYFWLIDHYVRIKEDRARIDEILSYIKEIDIGIYQQYVN, encoded by the coding sequence GTGTCATCAGAAAAAATCACGGAATTAATTAAGGAGATTTACTTAAACTTCAGAAAAGGTGACTTTAAGGTAGCTTTGATGAAATCGGAAGAAGCACATTCTCTTGATTTTGATAATATTGAAATTTTAACAGCTCTAAAAAGTTCTGTATATTGGAATGGTCAGGTTGAAAGCCTTGATAGAATAGGTAAGGATTATGAGAAAGCTGAGTTTTTAATAAGGGAATGGAACAATTTTGCAAGAAGATATTTAAAGAAAATGAATTTTGATTTTATTCAAGGGCGTAATTCAATTAAGTATTTTGTATTTCAGTTGTGCCTAGAAATATATAAAAATATATATAAATTACAACCAGAAAATTTAGACATTTTAATAAAGATTGCTAAATCTTACAAGGGGATGGGCAATTATGAGAAAGCTATAGCCGTTTTTTTGCAAATACTAGGAGACGCTAAAGAAAATTCAGATGTGGTGGCTGAGCTTGCAGATTCTTATGCTCTTATTGATGAGATTAAGGAAGCTAAAGTATTGTTTAGAGAAGCTTTTTTTATTAATCCTCAAAAGATAGATATAGATGCGCTTGAATCTGAGATGATACTTAAATTAATAGAAGCTATTAAGGGCGAGAGAAATGTATCCGATACTCTTATTAAGGAATGGATACCTGTTTATGGGACATTGAATGGTGTTTTTAATATAAAAAGAGAATTAAGACCTATTGAACTTGGACATTTGAAACAGTCTGTTTATAGTTTGCGCAATGAACTTAAAGCAAAGTCATATAGGTCAATAAATGAGAGCATATTGCTTCCAAGACTTATTAATAAGTATTTTTGGCTGATTGATCATTACGTGAGGATAAAAGAAGATCGGGCTCGAATTGATGAAATTTTATCTTATATTAAAGAAATAGATATAGGAATATATCAGCAATATGTAAATTAG
- a CDS encoding tetratricopeptide repeat protein, whose protein sequence is MKPNKIINKSIYYYNSHKYSEVVKLLEKEIFLYKNYYFYHYILGMAYLKMGNLTNAHTYLKKAYTLNPTEPDVKQSIAILLVAQGKEDKAIRIWLKMIEENQEIKRSELSLETIRKNPIQGTLFFNKKKTYDKLFPEIKAKTGENLFNSIRIVLTTVGLISLVLVIFLFINSKEIITLQFSSKSKNKKAINNITAYIDDIKINDKEKIENDEGQFVFILTETEIKNSFQKIKNHLKENKDNFARIEINKILNSNASESIKLKAKNLASFISRPDFITFDDYLDLKKIKQTPLIYSNAYVKWEGIVNNIEKKDNIIYFDFYVGYNKNALEGIITTKTTFDIDIDFKDSVEILGQIDYTKGKLTLNAITIRTIEKTKS, encoded by the coding sequence ATGAAACCTAATAAAATTATTAATAAATCTATTTACTATTACAACTCTCATAAATATTCAGAAGTAGTCAAGCTCTTAGAAAAGGAAATATTCTTATATAAAAATTACTACTTTTATCATTATATTTTAGGAATGGCTTATCTTAAAATGGGCAATTTAACAAACGCCCATACATATCTAAAGAAGGCCTATACTTTAAATCCAACAGAACCAGATGTCAAGCAATCAATTGCAATACTATTAGTAGCTCAAGGTAAAGAAGATAAGGCCATACGGATATGGCTTAAAATGATAGAAGAAAATCAAGAGATAAAACGGTCAGAACTTTCTTTAGAAACTATCAGAAAGAATCCAATTCAAGGAACATTATTTTTTAACAAAAAAAAAACATACGATAAACTATTTCCAGAAATAAAAGCAAAAACAGGAGAAAATTTATTTAACTCAATAAGAATAGTATTAACAACAGTAGGTCTTATATCCTTAGTGTTAGTAATATTCTTATTTATAAATTCCAAAGAAATAATTACATTGCAATTCAGCTCAAAATCAAAAAATAAAAAAGCTATCAACAATATCACAGCATACATTGACGACATTAAAATAAACGACAAAGAAAAGATCGAAAACGATGAAGGACAATTTGTATTCATACTAACTGAAACTGAAATTAAAAATTCATTTCAAAAAATAAAAAATCACCTAAAGGAAAATAAAGATAACTTTGCAAGAATTGAAATAAATAAAATACTAAATTCAAACGCATCAGAATCAATTAAACTAAAAGCTAAAAATCTTGCTAGTTTTATCTCAAGGCCAGATTTTATTACATTTGACGATTATTTAGATTTAAAAAAAATTAAACAAACTCCATTAATTTATTCAAACGCATATGTAAAATGGGAAGGGATTGTAAATAATATTGAGAAAAAAGACAACATAATTTATTTTGACTTTTATGTAGGGTATAATAAAAATGCTCTTGAAGGTATCATCACAACAAAAACAACTTTTGATATTGACATTGATTTTAAAGACTCAGTCGAAATTCTTGGACAAATAGATTACACTAAAGGAAAACTTACCTTAAATGCAATTACAATTCGAACAATAGAGAAGACAAAAAGTTAA
- the hisS gene encoding histidine--tRNA ligase: MDVRTLKGFKDYLPKEALIRTHVIKQIYSVLMSYNFDLIDTPILEYSEFLFRKGGDEVEKQTYRFKDNGDRDVSMRFDLTVPFARFITTNRSKLKFPFKRFQIGKVFRGENTQKGRYREFMQFDFDIVGEDTFQNDAEILSIVYCGLEEVFLNFIEGIDRKFIIHFSHIGILNSYIDKLGLKDKSIFILRNVDKLDKIGIENVKKSLLTELSEDHVNLILEFITLQGTFWDKMEALRNILGDNDAIKRIENVFVRLSSLGIQYSFNFNLKIVRGLDYYTGLVFEAEMLGINMGSICSGGRYDNLISSFSSSLQKVSGVGGSFGVDRIKDIIEHEKFSYIKLFVIKASSRVLIVNIESSLENYYYKLADRFRRHDYSKVNNIACEVYPRSKEGKNIKEQIEYALNKDIRFLVFVGQEEYREDKMRVRDLTKKEELLLSFSEAIKIIKGNDKFLCTPF; the protein is encoded by the coding sequence GTGGATGTTAGAACTTTAAAAGGATTTAAAGATTATTTACCAAAGGAAGCGTTAATACGTACTCATGTGATAAAGCAAATATATAGTGTTCTTATGTCATATAATTTTGATTTAATAGATACCCCCATTCTTGAATATTCTGAATTTCTTTTTAGAAAAGGTGGAGATGAGGTAGAAAAGCAAACTTATAGATTTAAAGATAATGGTGATAGAGATGTTTCTATGCGTTTTGACTTAACGGTTCCTTTTGCAAGATTTATTACTACTAATAGGTCTAAACTTAAGTTTCCTTTTAAGAGATTTCAGATAGGAAAGGTGTTTAGGGGTGAGAATACTCAGAAGGGCAGATATAGAGAATTTATGCAATTTGATTTTGATATAGTAGGTGAGGACACTTTTCAAAATGATGCTGAAATTTTATCTATTGTTTATTGTGGACTTGAGGAGGTTTTTTTAAATTTTATAGAAGGTATTGATAGAAAGTTTATTATACATTTTTCTCATATTGGAATATTGAATTCTTATATTGATAAGTTAGGACTAAAGGATAAAAGTATCTTTATTTTAAGAAATGTGGATAAGTTGGATAAAATTGGAATTGAAAATGTCAAGAAAAGTTTGCTTACAGAACTAAGTGAAGATCATGTTAATTTGATATTAGAATTTATAACCTTGCAAGGAACTTTTTGGGATAAAATGGAAGCTTTAAGAAATATTTTAGGGGATAATGATGCCATTAAGAGAATTGAGAATGTTTTTGTGCGTCTTAGTTCACTAGGGATTCAATATTCTTTTAATTTTAATCTTAAAATAGTACGCGGGCTTGATTATTATACTGGTCTTGTATTTGAAGCTGAGATGTTGGGGATTAATATGGGAAGTATTTGTAGTGGTGGAAGATATGATAATTTAATTTCATCATTTTCTAGTTCTTTGCAAAAGGTTTCAGGCGTAGGGGGTTCTTTTGGAGTTGATAGGATTAAAGATATAATTGAGCATGAAAAATTTAGTTATATCAAACTGTTTGTTATTAAAGCTAGTTCTAGAGTATTGATTGTTAATATAGAGAGTAGTTTAGAAAATTATTACTATAAACTTGCGGATAGGTTTAGAAGACATGATTATTCTAAGGTGAATAATATTGCTTGTGAGGTGTACCCAAGAAGCAAAGAGGGCAAAAATATTAAGGAACAAATTGAATATGCTCTTAATAAGGATATAAGGTTTTTAGTTTTTGTTGGTCAAGAAGAGTATAGAGAAGATAAAATGAGAGTAAGAGATTTAACTAAAAAGGAAGAACTGTTATTATCTTTCAGTGAGGCTATAAAAATTATTAAGGGGAATGATAAATTTTTATGCACACCTTTTTAA
- a CDS encoding penicillin-binding protein has protein sequence MSKNSTSKSRLNIVLITFLIITIIPIYKYFILMSFKNTTYFSQNINNTSKRGIIYDRNGKVMAFSSQSYSVGTDINRIKDIVNISETLGAILKIEPKILKKELSEKKGFMYIKRKVTREESDLIKRIQSEGRLKEITLYPDYTRIYPFRELASNITGFVGTDNIGLNGIELSLNSTLNEDLTKQQSINEYLSTNNIYLTIDIDLQRSINQIAKKYFKENNPESMITMVMDAKNGDILSMLQFPQYDANYYSKYPKDIWNNFASSLTYEPGSINKIFTVAIILDSGQLKLNEKFLDNGIYQKKFKSGEVITIKTLNPPYGYIDSSGILIHSSNVGIAHITDKVSNEYFYTKLLDFGFGERVGFPFPGETKGLLKHYSKWSGRSKPTIGFGQEIGVSAIQILQAASILSNNGIMIKPKIIKKISNEMEDTIQEFQKEETRKVISSRTAQEVLKMMREVVNKGGIPRLKIKNLNISAKSGTSQVIDQATGKYSEEDYTSSILVIYPTEEPQYIIYIVYRYPKKIIYGTRIAAPMAKEIIELIEYRNNKDKYNKIKFPSKISLPKPTIKYDKTEYLPNLIGISKRDLMKILKNYTNIKIKVKGNGFVYKQSHSPNTKLEDIDNLEINLK, from the coding sequence ATGTCTAAAAATTCTACTAGCAAATCAAGATTAAATATAGTTCTTATAACTTTCTTAATAATCACAATAATACCAATTTATAAATATTTTATTCTAATGTCTTTTAAAAACACCACTTATTTCTCTCAAAATATAAACAATACTTCAAAAAGAGGAATCATTTATGATAGAAATGGCAAAGTAATGGCCTTTTCCTCACAATCATATTCAGTTGGAACGGATATAAATAGAATAAAAGATATTGTAAATATCTCAGAAACTCTTGGCGCAATTCTTAAAATTGAACCTAAAATACTTAAAAAAGAATTATCCGAAAAAAAAGGATTCATGTACATAAAAAGAAAAGTAACAAGAGAAGAATCTGATTTAATTAAAAGAATTCAATCAGAAGGAAGATTAAAAGAAATTACTCTTTACCCAGACTATACAAGAATTTATCCTTTCAGAGAGCTAGCAAGTAATATTACAGGATTTGTAGGAACTGACAATATTGGACTTAACGGGATTGAATTATCTCTAAATAGTACACTAAACGAAGACCTCACCAAACAACAATCTATAAACGAATATTTAAGTACAAACAATATATACCTGACAATAGACATAGATTTACAAAGAAGCATAAATCAAATAGCTAAAAAATACTTTAAAGAGAATAATCCTGAAAGTATGATTACTATGGTAATGGATGCTAAGAATGGAGATATTCTATCTATGCTTCAATTTCCACAATATGATGCCAATTATTATTCAAAATATCCTAAAGACATATGGAATAATTTTGCCTCTTCTTTAACTTATGAACCTGGAAGTATTAATAAAATTTTTACAGTTGCAATTATATTAGACAGTGGGCAACTAAAACTAAATGAAAAATTTTTAGATAACGGCATATATCAAAAAAAATTTAAATCGGGGGAGGTAATCACAATAAAAACCTTAAATCCCCCCTATGGGTATATTGATTCTAGTGGAATTTTAATTCACTCATCAAATGTAGGAATAGCTCACATTACAGACAAAGTAAGTAATGAATATTTTTATACAAAGCTTCTCGATTTTGGATTTGGTGAAAGAGTTGGCTTTCCTTTTCCCGGAGAAACAAAAGGACTTTTAAAACACTACTCTAAATGGTCAGGAAGAAGCAAACCCACAATCGGATTTGGACAAGAGATAGGAGTATCAGCTATTCAAATCCTGCAAGCTGCTAGCATACTAAGCAATAATGGAATTATGATAAAACCCAAAATCATAAAAAAAATCAGTAATGAAATGGAAGATACAATTCAAGAATTTCAAAAAGAAGAAACGAGAAAAGTAATCTCTAGTCGTACAGCACAAGAAGTTTTAAAAATGATGAGAGAAGTTGTAAATAAAGGTGGAATACCAAGACTTAAGATAAAAAATCTAAATATCTCAGCAAAAAGTGGAACTTCACAAGTCATTGATCAAGCCACTGGAAAATATTCAGAAGAAGACTATACCTCATCAATATTAGTCATATATCCCACAGAAGAACCACAATACATTATATATATTGTATACAGATATCCTAAAAAGATAATATATGGTACAAGAATCGCTGCACCAATGGCAAAAGAAATAATAGAATTAATTGAATATCGCAACAATAAAGATAAATATAATAAAATTAAATTTCCCTCAAAAATTAGTTTACCAAAACCCACAATAAAATATGACAAAACAGAATATCTACCAAACCTTATAGGAATTTCTAAAAGAGATTTAATGAAAATACTAAAAAACTATACAAATATAAAAATAAAGGTAAAAGGAAATGGTTTTGTGTATAAACAATCACACTCCCCTAATACAAAACTAGAAGATATAGATAATCTTGAAATAAATCTCAAATAA